In one window of Prevotella fusca JCM 17724 DNA:
- a CDS encoding replication initiation protein, translated as MTTDKTAIRKVTRKRGAKAQKAPLKSRTISNDLIPIEEETWLLQPIAVTMMRHDYSLIQVRILVSIVESLQSILHGILNNKRGFQLDLFHTDELDEDGRMPIKLPFKELGVDPNHYPQLRNSLKMLASIPVEIPYKTAEGRKYTKATNLCDVYIPEDRSYNKYAILKLDHTVAERLVSLDFGYHRLGKQIVFACKNRYTQRIYMFIESWVDKGRTVIKTLEFRKMLRLENNYKKFSDFCRRVLDPAMQELKELAEKGFCDCHFEYQKKYDHGQRGGEPDELVFIIHRTKDKMNVQLQEMTQNQRRQFQQYLVQYFDFTPVNAQAMADRITAETYQEAVQKLMSLRDRFSKTFVKDKAAYTFKSLDEMLKSKEVPNTLVEEVE; from the coding sequence ATGACAACAGACAAGACAGCCATCAGGAAGGTCACTCGTAAGCGTGGAGCAAAAGCACAGAAAGCTCCATTGAAAAGCCGTACTATCTCAAATGACCTTATCCCAATCGAGGAAGAGACCTGGCTCCTACAGCCGATTGCCGTGACGATGATGCGCCACGACTACTCTCTTATTCAAGTGAGAATCCTGGTATCTATTGTCGAGAGCCTGCAGTCTATCCTGCACGGTATTCTGAACAACAAACGTGGCTTTCAGCTGGATTTATTTCATACTGATGAGCTGGACGAGGACGGGCGTATGCCTATCAAACTTCCTTTCAAGGAGTTAGGCGTTGACCCGAACCACTACCCTCAGTTGCGTAACTCGCTGAAGATGCTTGCCTCTATCCCTGTAGAAATACCCTATAAGACGGCTGAAGGAAGGAAATACACAAAGGCAACCAACCTTTGTGATGTGTATATTCCCGAAGACCGCTCCTATAACAAATATGCCATTCTGAAGCTCGACCATACTGTGGCAGAGCGACTTGTCTCACTGGATTTTGGTTATCACCGTTTAGGAAAACAGATAGTCTTTGCATGTAAGAACCGTTATACACAACGCATTTACATGTTCATTGAGTCATGGGTGGACAAAGGGCGCACGGTTATCAAGACGCTGGAGTTCCGCAAGATGCTTCGTCTGGAAAACAATTACAAGAAGTTCTCTGACTTCTGCCGCCGTGTTCTCGACCCTGCCATGCAGGAATTGAAGGAACTTGCAGAAAAAGGGTTCTGCGATTGCCACTTTGAGTATCAGAAAAAGTATGACCACGGTCAGCGTGGCGGTGAGCCTGATGAGCTCGTCTTTATCATACATCGCACGAAGGACAAGATGAATGTACAGTTACAGGAAATGACACAGAACCAGCGTCGTCAGTTCCAGCAGTACCTCGTACAGTATTTCGACTTTACCCCGGTAAATGCACAGGCTATGGCAGACCGGATTACGGCAGAGACCTACCAGGAGGCGGTACAGAAGCTGATGAGTCTGCGCGACCGTTTCTCCAAGACCTTTGTCAAGGACAAGGCAGCCTATACTTTCAAGAGTCTTGACGAGATGTTGAAATCCAAGGAAGTGCCTAACACCCTCGTAGAAGAGGTGGAATAA
- a CDS encoding single-stranded DNA-binding protein translates to MNKVMLIGNVGRDPEIHYYEADQCVASFTLATTERGYTLPNGTSVPDHTDWHNIVLFKALAKYAEKYIHKGDKLYIEGRVRYRSYDDKKGVRRYVTEIYGDNLEWLSAPRKAENMSEEKAGSNAAGSADNSKLPF, encoded by the coding sequence ATGAATAAGGTAATGTTGATCGGTAATGTAGGTCGTGACCCGGAGATACATTATTATGAAGCTGATCAGTGTGTTGCATCTTTTACTCTGGCTACAACAGAGCGTGGTTATACGCTCCCGAATGGTACATCGGTGCCTGACCATACGGACTGGCATAATATCGTCCTATTTAAGGCATTGGCAAAATATGCTGAGAAATATATTCATAAAGGAGATAAACTTTATATAGAGGGACGTGTACGTTATCGCTCTTATGATGACAAAAAAGGTGTGCGTCGCTATGTAACAGAGATTTACGGAGATAACCTTGAATGGCTGTCAGCTCCCCGTAAAGCTGAAAATATGTCTGAGGAGAAGGCTGGCAGTAATGCTGCCGGGTCTGCAGATAATTCTAAATTACCTTTTTAA
- the serB gene encoding phosphoserine phosphatase SerB — protein MKETKEIQEEQILIRITGQDRPGLTTAVMAILARYNAHVLDIGQADIHSTLSLGILIRIDEKGAGQVMKELLFKATELGVNIGFAPVSDDEYEDWVNRQGKNRYILTIIGRSLSARNIEATTRVITAQGINIDSILRLTGRQSIRKGNQHVRACIEFSLRGTPKDYGQMQAELMQMSHEQGIDFSLQKDNMYRRMRRLICFDMDSTLIQTECIDELAKHAGVGKQVAEITERAMRGEIDFKESFRERVALLKGLDANVMRDIAETMPITEGVDRLMTVLKQCGYKIAILSGGFTYFGEYLQRKYGIDYVYANELEVGEDNKLTGRYLGEVVDGKRKAELLKLLAQVEKVNLAQTIAVGDGANDLPMLSEAGLGIAFHAKPRVQATAEQNITTIGLDGVLYFLGFKDSYLGEAGKL, from the coding sequence ATGAAAGAAACTAAGGAAATACAGGAAGAACAGATACTTATAAGAATAACAGGGCAGGACCGACCAGGTCTTACAACGGCTGTCATGGCTATTCTTGCCCGCTATAATGCTCATGTCTTAGACATTGGACAGGCGGACATTCACTCCACCTTGTCACTTGGAATCCTTATCCGAATTGATGAGAAAGGTGCAGGACAGGTGATGAAGGAACTACTGTTCAAGGCTACAGAACTTGGTGTAAACATAGGTTTTGCCCCTGTTTCTGATGATGAATACGAAGATTGGGTAAACCGGCAGGGAAAGAACAGATACATCCTCACTATTATAGGTCGTTCTTTGTCAGCACGGAATATTGAAGCAACGACGCGTGTGATTACAGCGCAAGGTATCAATATTGACTCTATCCTCCGTCTGACGGGACGTCAAAGCATACGCAAAGGCAATCAGCACGTAAGGGCATGTATAGAATTTTCATTACGTGGTACGCCCAAGGATTACGGGCAGATGCAGGCTGAACTCATGCAGATGAGCCATGAACAGGGAATTGATTTCTCCTTGCAGAAGGACAACATGTACCGACGTATGCGCCGCCTTATCTGTTTTGATATGGATTCTACACTCATTCAGACCGAATGTATTGATGAACTGGCTAAGCATGCTGGTGTAGGTAAACAGGTTGCTGAGATCACCGAGCGTGCTATGCGTGGCGAAATCGACTTCAAGGAGAGTTTCAGAGAACGTGTAGCACTGTTGAAGGGACTTGATGCAAATGTTATGAGAGACATTGCTGAAACTATGCCTATTACCGAGGGTGTTGACCGTCTGATGACTGTTCTGAAACAATGTGGATATAAGATTGCAATATTAAGTGGTGGATTCACATATTTTGGAGAATATCTACAACGTAAATATGGAATTGATTATGTCTATGCCAATGAGCTTGAGGTAGGTGAGGACAATAAGCTGACTGGGCGATATCTCGGTGAGGTTGTAGATGGTAAGCGTAAGGCTGAGTTGCTGAAGCTGCTGGCTCAGGTTGAAAAAGTGAATCTGGCACAGACTATTGCCGTTGGGGATGGTGCCAACGACCTCCCCATGCTTTCCGAGGCAGGGCTGGGTATTGCATTCCATGCCAAGCCACGTGTGCAGGCAACAGCAGAGCAGAATATCACGACTATCGGACTGGATGGAGTTCTTTATTTCCTCGGCTTCAAGGACAGCTATCTGGGAGAAGCTGGAAAACTGTAA
- the rpe gene encoding ribulose-phosphate 3-epimerase yields MKAIVSPSLLSADFLHLDKEIEMINESEADWLHMDVMDGVFVPNISFGFPVLNAVGKVCKKPLDVHLMIVHPENYIQQTADAGAAIMNVHYEACIHLHRTLQAIHDAGMKAGVTLNPSTPVNVLEDIIGDVDIVQLMTVNPGFGGQKFIESSIKKVQRLRQLIEREGGHALIEVDGGVQADTAPRLVEAGVDILVSGSYVFKAADPKATIHSLKELRR; encoded by the coding sequence ATGAAAGCAATCGTATCCCCCTCCCTACTCTCCGCAGATTTTCTTCATCTGGACAAGGAGATTGAGATGATTAATGAGAGTGAGGCTGACTGGCTTCACATGGATGTCATGGATGGTGTCTTCGTTCCTAACATTTCTTTCGGTTTTCCTGTGCTCAATGCTGTTGGCAAAGTATGCAAGAAGCCATTGGATGTACACCTGATGATTGTGCACCCGGAGAACTACATCCAGCAGACTGCCGATGCAGGTGCAGCCATCATGAACGTACACTATGAGGCTTGCATTCACCTGCACCGAACCCTTCAAGCTATCCATGATGCTGGAATGAAAGCAGGTGTAACGCTCAATCCTTCCACCCCTGTAAATGTCCTTGAGGACATCATTGGCGATGTTGACATCGTCCAGCTCATGACCGTGAATCCTGGGTTTGGCGGACAGAAGTTCATCGAAAGCAGCATCAAGAAGGTACAGCGACTCCGTCAACTCATCGAACGTGAAGGCGGTCATGCACTGATTGAAGTGGATGGCGGTGTACAGGCAGACACTGCTCCACGCCTTGTCGAGGCCGGTGTTGACATTCTTGTCAGTGGCAGTTACGTCTTCAAGGCGGCCGACCCAAAGGCTACTATCCACTCATTGAAAGAACTACGAAGATAA
- a CDS encoding DUF6359 domain-containing protein, with protein sequence MKFDKLFFMLLAMLCLSGCSKTVLPSDDDQGEETGKHVPSASPDDEQKVYSVEEFLNGEFGNRYVWVHGYIVGACKRSIKQAEWEPPFSYDSAVLLADSPGESDPEQVISVQMVGKQMKEEIALASNPQNYGREIAFYGLKQKYLGIPGMKKHILASEWLDE encoded by the coding sequence ATGAAATTTGATAAACTTTTCTTCATGCTTTTAGCAATGTTATGCCTGTCTGGCTGTAGTAAAACTGTCTTGCCTTCGGATGATGATCAGGGAGAAGAAACAGGGAAGCACGTGCCGTCAGCCTCACCAGATGACGAACAGAAAGTCTACAGTGTGGAGGAATTCCTCAATGGAGAGTTTGGAAACCGCTATGTCTGGGTACACGGCTATATCGTTGGTGCTTGCAAAAGAAGTATCAAGCAGGCAGAGTGGGAACCGCCATTCTCGTATGACTCTGCTGTACTGTTGGCTGATAGTCCTGGCGAGTCCGACCCGGAACAGGTTATTTCTGTTCAGATGGTCGGGAAGCAGATGAAGGAGGAGATAGCCCTGGCTTCCAATCCGCAGAACTATGGCAGAGAGATTGCTTTCTATGGATTGAAACAGAAATACTTGGGAATACCGGGCATGAAAAAGCACATATTGGCAAGCGAATGGCTGGATGAATGA
- a CDS encoding UpxY family transcription antiterminator, with the protein MAETARYIDNVIDDGASWYAVRLFTIRQEEVRNFFTEHGLECFVPEQYVDVEGCDGKPRRVLRPVVRNLVFVKQSVEDKAFQKIVQETDYKISVLKKSKESREYALIPHEQMYEFRLMCNPEVTMRKFLSSEEARMKAGDEVLVKFGPLKGMSGRLVRSSKKYYLLKEVPGIGVMLKVSRWCCVPMEEK; encoded by the coding sequence ATGGCAGAAACAGCAAGGTATATAGACAATGTCATCGATGATGGAGCTTCCTGGTATGCAGTGAGATTATTCACTATCCGTCAGGAAGAAGTGAGAAACTTCTTCACGGAACATGGACTGGAATGTTTCGTCCCGGAACAGTATGTTGACGTGGAAGGGTGCGACGGTAAGCCACGTCGTGTGCTGCGCCCCGTAGTCCGTAACCTTGTCTTTGTGAAGCAATCTGTTGAAGATAAGGCGTTTCAGAAAATTGTACAGGAAACGGACTATAAGATAAGTGTGTTGAAAAAATCGAAGGAGTCACGAGAGTATGCGCTTATTCCCCATGAGCAGATGTATGAGTTCCGCTTGATGTGCAACCCCGAGGTGACCATGCGCAAATTCCTTTCTTCAGAGGAAGCACGCATGAAAGCAGGTGATGAAGTTCTTGTAAAGTTCGGTCCTCTGAAAGGTATGAGTGGACGTCTGGTTCGTTCGAGCAAGAAGTATTATCTCTTGAAGGAAGTCCCTGGTATTGGTGTCATGCTTAAAGTCTCCCGTTGGTGTTGTGTGCCGATGGAAGAGAAATGA
- a CDS encoding anthranilate synthase component II, with protein sequence MKTKCVIIDNYDSFTYNLVHLIKELGADVTVVRNNQFSLEELAVFDRIVLSPGPGIPSEAGLLLDVIRRYAGVKPILGVCLGHQAIGEVFGAKLENLSDVFHGVTTEARQLVDTPLFAGLPEHFPVGRYHSWVVSKTSFPDCLEMIAESNEGMIMALRHGTHNVYGIQFHPESVLTPDGKRIMENWLHI encoded by the coding sequence ATGAAAACAAAGTGTGTTATCATTGATAACTACGATTCCTTTACTTATAATCTGGTTCATCTGATTAAGGAACTGGGAGCAGATGTGACAGTGGTGCGCAACAATCAGTTCTCCCTTGAGGAACTGGCTGTCTTTGACCGTATTGTACTAAGCCCTGGTCCCGGTATTCCGTCAGAAGCCGGACTGTTGCTGGATGTAATCCGCCGCTATGCTGGTGTAAAGCCAATCTTGGGCGTATGCTTGGGACATCAGGCGATAGGTGAGGTGTTCGGTGCTAAGTTAGAGAACCTGTCTGATGTGTTTCATGGTGTGACAACAGAGGCAAGGCAGCTTGTGGATACACCTTTGTTTGCTGGTTTGCCAGAACATTTCCCCGTAGGACGCTATCATAGCTGGGTTGTTTCGAAGACAAGTTTTCCTGACTGTCTGGAGATGATAGCCGAGAGCAATGAAGGAATGATAATGGCTTTGCGCCATGGAACGCATAATGTTTACGGCATTCAGTTTCATCCGGAGAGTGTGTTGACACCAGACGGGAAAAGAATTATGGAAAACTGGTTACATATCTAA
- a CDS encoding DMT family transporter, translated as MNNSSTIKGYGYASLSAITFGTIPLFSIPVMESGMLLPSVLIYRFAFGCLFMMAILLWRKQNLHIRWGDGLRIMFLSIMYAVSAVCLFSSYEYMPGGIATTLLFSYPVWTEVLLILFFHEKLTLRIALAILLAIGGVAFLGGIGQADGIKSMWGVTLAMSSGLLYAIYMVFFPHMRIRKLPALKVNFYIFFMAMLLLVLYATFTTGGVQRITNADSFLSLILLGLIPTTISNVTLVRSLALIDSASVAILGAFEPLTAMTIGITLMGEPLTTSIIIGCVLIITSVILLITKGKTLPNPLRKYADHQE; from the coding sequence GTGAATAATTCATCCACTATAAAGGGCTATGGCTATGCCAGCCTTTCTGCAATCACGTTCGGTACTATCCCTCTTTTTTCCATTCCAGTAATGGAATCAGGGATGTTATTGCCGTCAGTTCTTATCTACCGCTTCGCCTTCGGTTGCCTTTTTATGATGGCTATCCTACTATGGCGCAAGCAGAACCTGCATATACGATGGGGAGACGGACTCCGTATCATGTTCCTTTCCATCATGTATGCGGTATCAGCAGTATGCCTTTTCAGCAGTTATGAGTATATGCCAGGCGGTATTGCAACAACGCTATTGTTCTCTTACCCAGTATGGACGGAGGTTCTGCTCATCCTTTTCTTTCATGAGAAACTGACCTTGCGTATAGCCTTGGCAATTCTGCTTGCCATCGGTGGAGTAGCCTTTCTTGGAGGAATCGGGCAGGCAGATGGTATCAAGTCAATGTGGGGTGTTACACTTGCCATGTCGTCCGGACTGCTATATGCCATCTATATGGTCTTTTTTCCTCACATGCGTATCCGAAAACTGCCAGCGTTGAAGGTGAATTTCTATATCTTCTTCATGGCTATGTTATTGCTAGTCCTCTATGCAACATTTACCACGGGAGGAGTACAACGTATCACTAACGCAGACTCTTTCCTTTCATTGATACTGCTGGGATTAATCCCAACCACCATCAGCAATGTCACTTTGGTCCGCTCGCTTGCGCTGATTGACTCAGCCAGTGTGGCTATTCTGGGAGCCTTTGAACCACTCACAGCGATGACTATTGGTATTACGCTCATGGGTGAACCGCTCACGACATCTATTATCATCGGTTGTGTTCTTATCATTACCTCGGTGATACTTCTCATCACCAAGGGCAAAACCTTACCTAATCCTCTTCGGAAATATGCCGACCACCAAGAATAA
- a CDS encoding phosphoribosylanthranilate isomerase gives MIIKVCGMRDARNIHEVSQLGIDWIGLDFRSKSERYVSQIASCAGIIPDYSSLSDFLSHEVVKHQQVPLLCGVFADDMPQNIVTRVVNYNLDVVQLDGEENLVMIDNLRRTLDPDIHAGIKIMKRIAVSGREDIEKYKQFAEGVDYFLFDIQSVLADWAVLEAYDGAVPFFVSGAIGAEDTDRIKSFSHPLFCGISVNEKFETAPAVKDVALLKNFLEKIR, from the coding sequence ATGATTATAAAGGTATGTGGCATGCGTGATGCCCGTAATATTCACGAAGTCTCTCAATTAGGCATTGACTGGATTGGGCTTGATTTCCGCTCAAAGAGTGAGCGTTACGTAAGTCAGATAGCGTCATGTGCTGGTATTATTCCCGACTATAGCAGTCTGTCGGATTTCCTTTCACACGAGGTGGTTAAGCATCAACAGGTACCTTTGCTTTGTGGTGTCTTTGCTGATGATATGCCGCAGAATATCGTTACACGTGTGGTAAATTACAATCTTGATGTTGTCCAGCTTGATGGTGAAGAGAATCTTGTGATGATTGATAATCTCCGTCGTACGCTCGACCCGGATATTCATGCAGGGATAAAGATAATGAAACGTATTGCTGTAAGTGGGCGTGAGGATATAGAGAAGTATAAGCAGTTTGCAGAGGGAGTGGACTACTTCCTCTTTGATATCCAGAGCGTTCTGGCAGACTGGGCGGTGCTGGAGGCATACGACGGGGCGGTTCCTTTCTTTGTAAGTGGTGCTATTGGTGCAGAAGATACAGACAGAATCAAGTCTTTCTCTCATCCCCTGTTCTGTGGTATCAGCGTGAATGAGAAGTTTGAGACAGCTCCTGCTGTAAAGGATGTTGCGTTGTTGAAGAACTTTCTTGAGAAGATAAGATAA
- a CDS encoding 4'-phosphopantetheinyl transferase family protein, with protein sequence MRITSNADGKVRIGLLEIEKGRQAEREGARLLLTAMLGYEPSIVHNKDGKPMIANYHISISHTIGYVAVILSRDYEVGIDIEYVSDRVRRIASRFLRHDEMFTDTKQCLTAWCAKETMYKLFSSEHLGFQDMKVDTVSRLVKNLKQNLVIKFECEETTEYILTYAWRKNA encoded by the coding sequence GTGAGAATAACGAGTAATGCTGATGGCAAGGTGCGCATCGGACTGCTTGAGATAGAGAAGGGCAGACAAGCTGAACGAGAAGGAGCACGTCTTCTTCTGACTGCAATGCTGGGCTATGAACCATCCATAGTGCATAATAAGGATGGCAAGCCGATGATAGCAAACTATCATATCAGCATCTCTCACACTATTGGTTATGTAGCTGTTATCCTTTCCCGTGATTATGAAGTCGGTATTGATATTGAGTATGTTTCTGACCGGGTTCGCCGTATTGCATCACGTTTTCTAAGGCATGATGAAATGTTTACAGATACAAAACAATGTCTTACAGCTTGGTGCGCCAAGGAAACGATGTATAAGCTCTTTTCTTCAGAACATTTGGGTTTTCAGGACATGAAAGTTGATACAGTATCAAGATTGGTAAAGAACTTAAAGCAAAACCTTGTCATTAAGTTTGAATGTGAGGAGACTACAGAGTACATTTTGACTTACGCCTGGCGAAAAAATGCTTGA
- a CDS encoding 2-hydroxyacid dehydrogenase translates to MAIRIAFFDAKSYDIKSFNEVNKDYNFDIHYYQERLSISTVPLAKDADVVCIFVNAECDARVIDELVKNGVKLVALRCAGFNNVDLKAAEGRIKVTRVPAYSPHAVAEYAVALMLSLNRKIYRAVNRTRDGNFTLNGLLGFDMYGKTAGVIGMGRIAKELIKILHGFGMNVMAYDLYPDEEFAKQYGVKIVQLDELYANSDIISLHCPLTPDTKFLINQESISKMKKGVMIINTGRGQLINTEDLIEGLRMKQVGSAGLDVYEEEKEYFYEDKSDKMIDDDVLARLLMVPNVVLTSHQAFFTEEALHNIAVSTLNSVKELAEGKELSCEVK, encoded by the coding sequence ATGGCAATAAGGATAGCATTCTTCGACGCAAAGTCGTATGACATCAAGTCGTTCAATGAAGTAAACAAAGATTATAATTTCGATATTCACTATTATCAAGAGCGTCTTAGTATCAGCACGGTACCCTTGGCAAAGGATGCTGATGTGGTATGTATTTTCGTAAATGCTGAGTGTGATGCGAGGGTAATTGACGAACTGGTGAAGAACGGTGTAAAGCTGGTAGCTCTTCGCTGTGCCGGTTTCAACAATGTAGATCTCAAGGCAGCTGAAGGACGCATCAAGGTAACGCGCGTTCCAGCTTACTCTCCACACGCTGTTGCAGAGTATGCCGTGGCATTGATGCTGAGTCTGAACCGCAAGATTTATCGTGCAGTTAACCGTACACGTGACGGAAACTTCACTCTGAATGGTCTGCTCGGATTCGACATGTATGGCAAGACTGCGGGTGTTATCGGCATGGGACGTATTGCCAAGGAGCTGATAAAGATTCTGCATGGCTTTGGCATGAATGTCATGGCTTATGACCTCTACCCTGACGAGGAGTTTGCAAAGCAGTATGGCGTGAAGATTGTCCAGCTTGACGAACTTTATGCTAACAGTGACATTATCTCCCTCCACTGCCCGCTGACCCCTGATACCAAGTTCCTCATCAACCAGGAGAGCATCTCCAAGATGAAGAAGGGCGTTATGATTATTAATACTGGCCGTGGTCAACTTATCAATACCGAAGACCTTATTGAGGGGCTGCGCATGAAGCAGGTGGGCTCAGCTGGTCTGGACGTTTACGAGGAAGAGAAGGAATATTTCTACGAGGACAAGAGCGACAAGATGATTGACGACGACGTATTGGCTCGTCTGCTGATGGTTCCGAACGTTGTGCTGACCTCGCACCAGGCTTTCTTTACGGAGGAGGCACTCCATAACATTGCCGTTTCAACACTTAACAGTGTCAAGGAACTGGCTGAAGGCAAGGAGCTAAGCTGTGAAGTAAAATGA
- a CDS encoding sigma-70 family RNA polymerase sigma factor translates to MKNLNEMTDEQLALSYIEGSNDAFDLLLSRNQSKLFSYILFVVRDRDAADDLFQETFVKIITKLQQGRYSPTGKFTAWIMRIAHNVIMDWYRAQRADKVIDAPKDNDLSNVGGDDTVIDNIECQFINSQTLSDVKRLMNLLPASQREVVFMRFYQEMSFKEIAEATGVSINTSLGRMRYAIFNLRRMVREHKVNLQLA, encoded by the coding sequence ATGAAGAATCTGAATGAGATGACCGACGAGCAGTTGGCATTGTCATACATTGAAGGAAGCAACGATGCTTTCGATTTGTTGCTGTCACGCAATCAATCGAAGCTGTTTTCGTATATTCTTTTTGTTGTGCGTGATAGGGATGCTGCTGATGATTTGTTCCAAGAGACTTTCGTGAAGATTATCACGAAGTTGCAACAGGGTAGGTACTCGCCGACAGGCAAGTTCACTGCATGGATTATGCGTATTGCTCATAATGTCATCATGGACTGGTATCGTGCGCAGCGTGCTGACAAGGTGATTGATGCTCCTAAGGATAATGACCTTTCAAATGTTGGTGGTGACGATACTGTTATTGATAATATTGAGTGCCAGTTCATCAACAGCCAGACTCTCTCTGATGTGAAACGGCTGATGAATCTGCTTCCTGCATCACAGCGTGAGGTGGTTTTCATGCGTTTTTATCAGGAAATGTCATTCAAGGAAATAGCTGAGGCAACTGGGGTCAGTATTAACACCAGTCTTGGTCGTATGCGTTATGCCATATTCAATCTGCGGAGAATGGTGCGTGAGCACAAGGTGAATCTGCAGTTGGCGTAA
- the gldE gene encoding gliding motility-associated protein GldE, which produces MSLFLVDISSYISINPIGVSVVIAILLAVSLLFLSGFASASEIAFFSLSPTDVEALDPDKNTSDKLIQQLRDDSERTLATILITNNLVNVAIIMLCNYIFSSLFTFGAEWLQFLCVTILLTFLLLLFGEIIPKVYSRRNPLAFCRNGVKGIVFFRRLFWPIETVLLKSGAFAEKVVQKENRQLSVDDLEQALELTDKSDIKDEQSMLQGIIRFGDETAKEIMTSRQDIVDLDIRCSYEEVLKCIVDNNYSRIPVYQDNEDNIRGVLYIKDLLPHLSKSTNFRWQSLMRPPYFVPETKKIADLLRDFQENKVHIAIVVDEFGGTSGIVTLEDILEEIVGEINDEYDEEEHNYTKLGSNTYIFEGKTLLNDFSKILNLPDDEFDEIEGDADSLAGLLLEIKGDFPAVHEVLNYKNYKFEVLAIEERRISKVKVTVCGENNE; this is translated from the coding sequence ATGAGTCTTTTTTTAGTAGATATATCTTCTTATATTAGTATCAATCCAATAGGTGTCAGCGTTGTTATTGCAATTCTATTGGCGGTTTCCCTTCTTTTTCTGTCTGGTTTTGCCAGTGCGTCAGAGATAGCTTTCTTTAGTCTGTCACCAACTGATGTAGAGGCTTTAGACCCAGACAAGAATACTTCAGACAAACTTATTCAGCAGCTCAGAGATGATAGTGAGCGTACTTTGGCAACAATTCTCATTACGAATAACCTTGTCAATGTGGCAATCATCATGCTGTGCAATTATATTTTTAGCAGTTTGTTTACATTCGGAGCAGAATGGCTGCAGTTCCTTTGTGTTACGATTCTGCTGACTTTCCTTCTCCTGCTCTTTGGTGAAATCATCCCAAAGGTGTATAGCAGAAGGAATCCGTTGGCATTCTGTCGGAATGGGGTAAAGGGAATTGTATTCTTTCGTAGGCTATTCTGGCCTATTGAAACAGTCTTGTTAAAGAGTGGTGCCTTTGCAGAGAAAGTAGTGCAGAAGGAGAACCGTCAGCTGTCGGTTGATGATTTGGAACAAGCACTGGAACTAACGGATAAAAGCGATATCAAGGACGAACAGAGTATGTTGCAGGGTATCATACGCTTTGGTGATGAGACTGCTAAGGAGATAATGACCTCTCGTCAGGATATAGTAGACTTGGATATTAGATGTTCGTATGAGGAGGTGCTGAAATGTATTGTTGATAATAACTACTCACGCATCCCTGTCTATCAGGATAATGAAGACAATATCCGTGGTGTACTTTATATCAAGGACCTGCTGCCACATCTGTCAAAGTCGACCAACTTCCGCTGGCAGAGTCTGATGCGTCCACCTTATTTTGTACCAGAAACAAAGAAGATAGCAGATCTTCTGCGTGACTTCCAGGAGAATAAGGTACATATAGCTATCGTTGTGGATGAATTCGGTGGTACAAGTGGTATTGTTACGCTGGAGGATATTCTTGAGGAAATTGTTGGAGAAATCAATGATGAGTATGATGAAGAAGAGCATAACTATACGAAGTTAGGCTCAAATACCTATATCTTCGAAGGCAAAACTCTCTTGAATGACTTCTCTAAGATTCTGAATCTTCCCGATGATGAGTTTGATGAGATTGAAGGTGATGCTGATTCATTGGCAGGATTACTGTTGGAAATTAAAGGAGATTTCCCAGCAGTGCATGAAGTCTTGAACTATAAGAATTATAAGTTTGAAGTTCTTGCTATCGAAGAACGCCGTATCAGTAAAGTGAAAGTAACAGTCTGTGGTGAGAATAACGAGTAA